The Setaria italica strain Yugu1 chromosome VIII, Setaria_italica_v2.0, whole genome shotgun sequence genome includes the window AAGCTTCCTCCCCAGCTCATGGCCATGGGCGGCAAGATGCCGttcccggcggccgcgccgccggcgaaggaCCCCAAGGCCGTCAAGTTCAACGTTCCCGTGGACGAAGAGTTCGGTGACGACGGCAGCGAGTTCGATGATGAGTTCGATGACTACTTCGACGACGACGATTTCGAGGACGACGACTTGTACGACGACCCCAAGATGATGGCAAAGCCCATGCCAATGCCgatgggcgccggcgggggcgacAAGAAGAGTGCCAACGGCGGCGGAAATGGCGGCaagaagggtggcggcgggaaCGAGATCCCGGTGCAGATCAAGGGGAACGCCAACAACGGCGGCAAGAAGGACTCTGGCGCGAAGCAGAAcgccggtggcggaggcggcaacGGCAAGAACGGTGGCGGCGCGCAGCCGCCGCAGAACGGCAAGGGCGGCGCCCCGGGCGGTGGCAACCAATCTGGCCAGGccaagaagggcggcggcgccggtggaccgcccgccggcgccggcggcccgaTGATGGGCGGCATACCGCCGCAGCACCAGCCGGGCATGATGATGAGGCCGCCGAACATGATGGGCGGCGCCGGTTTCCCCGGTATGGGCCAGATGGGCGGCGGGCCCTTGGGCGGCATGCCGATGGGCCACCCCCACATGGGTGGCAATGGCATGCagccgggaggcggcggcgccgccctgcACGGcatgccggccggcggcggcatgatGCGTGGGGCTGGGTTCTaccccggcggcggcatgcCGTCCGGGCCGGAGATGATGCAGGCAGCCGGGAACCCCATGGCGCAGCAGGCGTACATGTCAAtgatgccgcagcaacaacagcCGCAGATGATGGTGAATGGCCATGGCCCTCacggccaccacggccaccatgCCCATGGCGGCGCCGGCTACCCGCCGATGGGGTACGGCTACGGGTACGGCCGCCCGGCGATGCCGTACCCGCCGCCGATGTACTACCCTGCGCCGCACCCCCATGACAACATGTTCAGCGACGAGAACCCCAACAGCTGCTCGGTGATGTGAGCCGCCGACTGACAAGCTTTCTCCTGCTGATGCTTCGGAAAAAGTAACCAACAGGAAGGAGGGGAGCTCAGGTCACAGGTGGTCGAAATAACAACCTGGACTGGATCAGTCAGTCAGGATACATGAGAAACTAGTACCAGCTAGCTAGAATCGCCCCCCTTTTGTTTTTcccgtttctttttttttctagcttattttcacctttttcttcctttgaaCAAAAAAAGTAACTTCTtgatgtcacacccggttttaaaacaaaaccaagtgctattTATATGTATGCTAAgatcaagttttatacatatagtgacatcatcaaTGAATAATAGTAACGAtatcacgtaaaggaatataaataaaGATTTACGAgcctatcagagatatacaatTTAATCATGGAAACAAAggttccaaacttcacaggcaatcgactgggggttgcgtatgcctagaactcagcatcatctttagaaaacttcacacacctagtaagcaagggtgagtacacttatggttggtactcagcaaggccacaagaaataacaagaataacgatttaagtccatcttcaagtttattaatcatatgagggttcaggccgctcttgaccgtgagctcggctgatatatcagttttacactctacagaggttgtacactttcaccacaagtcgtgtaaaaattcagaagaactttggacccaaccatgttgtgcaaaAGTATGCACTTAttacactaccgaggtgtgattgcataaggacgctacgagacctttacTAACCCACTAATGTTTCGGTTTGGCGCACATAAACCTCCCTAatgggcatagtgtcttagcaaaagCTCAAATCCCAAGAGAACCGGGCTatacaacgactcagtcccccctcttgccctttcggtaagattaccccaaactagattatctaattaattagctaagaccagagccatgtagttctcgtggttgcactgtttttctgggtggttctccatataccaattaatgcatggtattcttgtaaataagcaTAAATAGAAGGATGATTAGGGATACTTGACTTTCTCCAAagaaagttactcttactgctcctCAGCTCTtactctcttgaaactcttaatcttcaaagctttcgaacagCAATCCTTATGCTCGAAGCAAACCTCGGCAAAAGcatacaaacaaacaaacaattaCAACTACGAACAATACACCAATTAAAGAAAAGCTTGAAAAGAATGTACAAAAGGAGAGGGCTTGATTCTAGGACCACGAAGGCGCATAAAACACTAAGAATGATGGTACCGTTGAAATATACATCTAGAAATATACATCTATCAGAGAAaatttttttaaaggaaaagacaagagctataTGCTGCAGTTATTTTTAATTAGAAAACATATGTAAATGATAAGTTAGAGTTAAttaaaattatatttatatatgaaaagatgatgtaaaacctagtcaacttttatttataaatattcatgtacaaattatgccatttaaatatttaactttggaaaataAATTATATGTAATAACATCTAATCGATAACTTTATATGTTGCATTGAACTAAAACAAGTTATAATTATGAACTCATTTATGTTGATATTAATCATATTAACACTTGCTTAAAGAAAACTCATGAATAgacctaattagcttttaattagaaaaacatttgagagtaagcattaatcaaattaacatttattatgaaaagcggTGTATATCACTAAATAGATTTTAATTAAAGAAGACATGTTtaataggcattaatcaaattaaccttTAATTAGAAAGCGAGGTACAATTCTAATTAGATTGTATTTAGAAAACTTAGTTAAATAGgattagtcaaattaatattaactATGAAAACTGATATTTATACCCTAATTAAGTTTTATTAAGAAAAGGCATTCAACTAAACATTAATCATATAAATTTTAGAATAAATTCTTAAAACACACATTAAGGTAAACATCATGACTAGCGCGTAATTTATATTGAGCTGAAACTAACGCAGTAAGAACGAGCTTAAACGGATCAAAACGCGAGATCTATGGTTAACTAAACATTCTGGGGTCTATTCGTGATTAACCGTATACTTTAGTGGCTAGTAGAGAAGAATCACTATACTCAGTGAATAGTCATTGTGAATAGATTGATCCTCgaggttagatctgcaaaagatcTTAGGTTGGATTAGATTGAAAGGATCTAAAAGGTTTAGGGGGTTTTCTAGGAAAGTATCATGACTCAAAAGAAGCCTACAGAAATACGGATCTCTCCGAGGATTTAACCGCAAAAGCTCAGGCCTCTAATGGCCATGGCGGACGGCGGCTCTAGGTCAGTCCCGCCGGCAATTCGGGCGGCGAGAGGCTTGTCTGGCACGAGGAAACGGAGTAGGAGGTCAAGGGGATCACGGAGGCATGCTCATCAACGACGGGGAGAGACGGAGGCGGACTGTGAACGGGGGCCTTCTTGGTTCTTGCGCACGGGCGGCGCTTCAGCGACGATGGGGCAGCGGCGACCGTTCTAGAACGTGCGGCTTGACTTCCGGGTGCTCGCGGTGGTGGCCTCTTGCTCCAGCGGTGCCTGGGGTGGCGAatcgggcgagcggcggcactcGGCTCCGGTAGCagctggcggcggggcggcgcatGCGAAGAAGGCGTGGCACAGGCGGAGGCCGCGGTGAGCGGTGCAGCAGGGGCTGCAGGGCGAGGGGCTTCACCATTTATAGGGCCGCAAGGCACGCCCTCGCGTACTTGGCACGCACGTCGAGAGACAGCGGCAGCACCATGCCGTGTCCGTGATGGACATGAGCAGCGACGGCAGTTGGGCCCAGATGGGCTTAGTTGGGCCGGTGATGGCCCCGGCAGCTGACGTGCTGGAGCGGGCCGAGCCCACAGGCTCGGCCCAACAAGGATAGGGTAGGTTTTTGATTATTTCTAGAAAATAATTTCCCGTGGAAAGAAAATCCAGATAATTCAATAAAAGCCATGAAAAATActctaaaaatcataaaaattccaagaaaatttcctagagatagattgggacacGATGATTCCAAATAAAATGTTTagagctcgtgaaaaggattctagcggcttctaataaaaaaatttagctctagaaaaatgagaataaataccagaaaaatctaaaaaaattttAGAGGAACCTAATCGACATCTAAACGCATTTTAAAACCTTTGCACTCATGAAATACCAAGATGCATCGGTACgaatgcaacacacacacaGAACCATTATatttaattcagaaaaacactcaattgttttcctatactaaatttcctatcaagaaaataaatattagaaaaattttaaaaattataagaaaattattgtttaattgtTCCTTCTAATCACATCCtcaaatccaaaaatttcagggtgtgacactTGAAGTGGAATGTAGGTATAGTAATTATCAATAGTGGTCATAAGAGATGGTGGTGCTTTACAATAGCTGAAGAAGGTGATTATGATGGCTTCTCTCTTGCTCCATAATGTGATGATGGTAGAAGAATGTGCAAAAACAAGGTTAACCCAAACGTTCCTTTCCTGTGCTCTGGACACATGAATGAATGGCCGATCTGCGTATCTTTATCTTTGACATGGTAGTGGAATGTTGTCAACTAGTGCCTTCTTATCTTTGTGCCTGCCTTCCTTGATGTGAGAGAAAGAAGTGTTCTCGATGTAATACTGTATCTCCAAGGTGAGGAGATGATGGTGGTGGCAGCAAGCCAGCAATGGAGAGGGACGATCATGATGAGGGTTCTGGTGGTGGTCCATGTGATTGAAGAGAGGGAGCTGCAGCTACCGCAGATTAAAATTTTGGCCATGGCTTTGCTTTTTCCTGCACCCTGCACTTGCATTATTGATGGGGTAAGGTAAAGGCAAGAACAGAGATAGATAGGGCTGTCTCCTAGCAGCTGCATACATTCAGGTTTGTTGTTGGCTTACGCCAGGATTGGATTGCAGCGGCACACCCGCACACCTCAATCCTATGAATACAATAACCACCTCTTccactgtagcctgtaggtCACAGTCACAGATTCACAGATCACAGCATGGTCCATCCCATGCCATATTCCCAGTGATAATTGATTGATCGATCCCAGCCCAACTACCCCCAGTAAAAACCTTTACAGCAGATAACTTGGTGAAGAAGGTCTGAACTCGCCAGCTCTCAACTTTTCCCAGCCAAGCCACGCCACGGGGCTGTGGGAGCCTTGACTGTTGACTCCTGAAACACAGTACAGTattcttttcaaaaaagaaaaaagaaacacagTACAGTATCTTACTGGGACAGGTTACCATTTGTTTAGGATGGGAATGCATCTTAGTGGACTAAGTATATCTTGggaggagcagagcagcagaTGTTTACTGAAACCACGCATGGCGTACGGCAGCTGGTATTTCTAAACTCGGGGGGGTGCTTGAGATTCGGTGCTGGGTGTCGCGAGTGGCGGATCCATCCGGCTGTGGAATCGCGCGGGGACCTCACGCTTTGTTCCCGTATCAGGGCGCCTAATCACTGGGACCGCCAGGAACAACCATGATCAGGCCACGGATTAGATTATCCATCGGTGGTCTCGGAATTCGGATTGACATGCGGTGCCTTGGATTAGTATCATTAACCACGCCTCCAGAGTCCAGACGGGACACGCACCCCGGGCTTTAAACAAGTGGTTAGTACTGGAGATTTTAGCTAGGCAGAAAAACTTTGTGGTTTGTGGCGTGCCATCATGAGTTGGGAATGTGCAGcaggctgctgcggctgctgctgctgctttttaTATTGCTTTTGCTTTGCTTGGCTGCCTTGTAGTTGTGACTTTATAGTCCAAGTAGGCCAGGGCACGAGCTTTTCGCAAAGCTCTCTATAGTCCAAGAAGCAGTAGGATCTAAAGTGGGGGCAAGTGATGGAATGGAAGGCTACAACCACAATTATGCTACGGCTATCCTGGGTTTGGAGCAGCTCCCAAAAGCAAGGCATAGCATAGGTCAAAAGAAAACACTGTACCATCAGGTTGGGATCGATCAAGTTCAGGGCCATGTTTCGTGGTGCACTGAACCATCATCATTGCAGATGATGGATGCAGTACTGCTACTGCTAGTTGATTGCTTCAAAGGCATCTCTAGGAGGGTGGGGGTCGTTTGAATTCTTaggttaaattttagtccgtGTCACCTCGAatctttggaggctaattaggaggattaaacatgagttaattataaaactaattacacggatgcaggctaattcacgagacgaatctattaagcttaatgaattcatcattagcaaatggttactgtagcagcatattgtcaaatcatggactaattaggtttaataggttcgtctcgcgaattagtctccatctgtgcagtgggttttgtaattagtctatgtttaatactcctaattagtatctaaatatttgatgtgatggggattaaaaataagtaaaggaaccaaacaccccgtCTGCAGGTAGCAGCTAATGCATTATCATGCGTCAGGAGGAGGAATGTTAGCATGGTGTGCCGCAATTATAGCGGTCGGCCCCGTTTGGATCGATGGGAATGGATGGATGGGCTCGTGCTGCTGATCCTGCATCCCTGCCACGCCTTGGCATTAATGATGCGTGCTGGTGCTTGGCTTGGCAGAGTGAATGAGAAGGACGCGTACGATGGATGCCAAAATAGTGTTGTCAACAGTCAGTTATCTTGAGCAGGGGAAATGGCCTGTGATAGATCGGGGTCACTCCATCACATGACACGAtccaagagagagagagctctCGATCGCATGCTAAAAGGCAGGCAGCTCAACTGTACACATATTCTTCAACTGTAACTCGTGTCTGACGCTTGCTTTGAGCACCTGAGTCTGTATGGAatgttttctttctcttttctttttaaaatagATAATTCTTACTCGTTTCGGAGGGGAGAAAAGGTAGAATGTTCGCTGCTACTTTTTGAAATAGATAATGTTTATTTGATGATACTTCTGTTGTGCAAAGTGTGCAAGCAAAACCTGGATCCCGTGCAGATCGCTGCACAATGGAAcatctcttttttctttcttcttttcttttttcttttttgtctaGATCTGCAATCTTCATGCATCCTCGTGGAAGTAAAACTTCAACTGCAGGGAAAACGACGCGATTTGGGCCTTCACCATCGACAGTGATCGACGGCGATGCCTCTTTCCTCTGCCTGGTAGTCAGCTAGGTGGGTGCTGCAAAGTTATAGGCGTGAGCGTGACCTGTAGAGCCTCTCGATCTAATGATGGATGGACACGAGGCGAGTGGCCTTCGTGGAGGGGCTCACAGCGAAGTGAACCCCACTGGCCTAGCATGCATGAGTGGCGCCGCGCTCGATCCGGTGATCATTGCCGATCTATCGTGGGGCGCGCACCACCGAGAAGCCGCACCGATCCATCGATCGACAAGCCAACTGCCAACCAGGCCAGCGTTCTCGCGTTGGTGTTAGAAGGTTGGGCTAAGCAAAGTGTGCAAGCGAAAGGCGGATCACGTGCAGAGAGGAGAGCCCTTTTTGTCTAGATGTGCATGAATACACTACTCTTTCTTGGTTAAGAAAAGTGCATGGTATAGTATACTATGTGACAGGGAGTGGTCGGATTAGGAATAgtcgtctctctctctcagtcAGCTGGATACACGACACAAGCAATAACAAATATCGTCCATCCAACCGCGTGACGGTGCGTGCATGTGCCTCTCTACTCTCGATAGATGGGTCGACCGAGACGTCGGCACGGGACAGGCGATCGATCACCGACGGCGAACCCGGCCACTCGCCGCCAGATATGAGTAGCCGCCGTCGCCATCTTCCAATTTCTCTAGTgcagcttttcaaaaaaaaaaatctctagtGCAGCCGGCATCCTGATCTTTGCCTTCGCCCTGTACTCCGTATGCACGCGTAGCAGAAAAATGGAATGGCAAGAAATTGATGGGTGGGATCGCATCCTTAAACTTGTCTTGCTGCGTCATCTAGGTCCACGAACTCGTAAAATGCATTTTTAACCCCTAAACTTGTTAGGCAGTGCACCACAGGTCCATATTCATCCACGTGAGCTTGATCTCCTATTGCTAATTTGCTTGCATAGACTTGAACAAAGAGGAAGTCACATATGAACAGAATATGTAAGAAATTTAATTGAACCATGCCAACGGATTAAGTCGATTAGGTAATCCACCCAGGAAGAAGATTGCGCTGCAAGGTTGTTACTAAGAAAGGGTAAAAGTAATAATTGCTTCAGTAATTGACACTGAAGATGAAGGCTCGAAGATGAATGGGACAGTGAACAGCAGAATCATGGTAACTGAGCGGCACCAATGCGTGCTCGATGGTGTGCGAGTAGGCAGGGGCTCGGGGATGTTGCGTCGCTCCAGACCCTGAACCCAGATTTGGTTGGCGTCCATGGCGCAAGTGACGGAGGCCGTGGACAGTGCTCATGCTGCCATACATGGCGAGGCACGGGTGACGCTTGCCAGGTCACTGAAGATGGTGCAGTTGGACGTCAGCAGTGCTACACTTGCCTTTTCTACTGCTCTTCCGGTCTtgcccatggccgccgccctcctccaaTCGACGCAGCCACAGCCCATGGCAGTAGTGTCGCTCTTGTCCATGTGTGCCTCATCCATCATGTTTCGCCCCGctagcggcggcggtcgccaatctcccccgcgcccgcgttgTTCTTCTCCGGCGACGGTCACGCCGTGGCTCGTCCCGTTCCTCATCTCGGCCACCGGACGAACCTCCGCAGACGAGGAGGACGGAGGCGAACCGCGCCTGGAGCCGAGCTGACGACGTGAGTGCGTGCCTAGAGCCAAGGAATCGCACCTCGTCGTGATCTGTTGGATGCCCAGGGTCTCCACGCGTCGGGCATCTGAAACAGGTCCGTATAGGAGCAAGTTTGGGGACCGTCCCCAGTCCCCACAGAATTTTTTTCCGTGATGACCGCACGAGGTACTGAGGCATAGCAGAAGATTTCCGGCCTGAGTGGTTCAAGGGCGACGCCGGACTTCACGGGCAGCAGTTAGCAATTCTTGCCGTTCGACTCCACCCGTAGGATGTGCCCCGGCATCAACTACAGGATCACCATTCACCAGCATGGAGCTCAGGCTTGTGGAGTTGCCAGAGGGCGCCAAcgaggtcggcgtcggcgtggaAGAGACGCTCGGCCTTGGCGTCTGCGCCGCTCATTGCTGATGCTCTGCGCCACCCCGTTCTTCCCGGTCACGGTTAGCTTCAGCTGCTGCCTGCTTGGTAGCACCACGACCACGACAGAGAGGACGAGCAACTGGCGGTGGTGCCTGCAGGACGCAGCGCGAGCGAGGACGGGGAATGGCAGGGGCACCGTGAGCGAGAGACCTTGCCCATGACCTGCTCCATGAAATGGGCAAGCAGAGAACTGCCTCATGAAGCTTAGTTAGCATGCCAGTTAAGCAGTAAAAACTCACGTGGAAGGATATGGACCTGCGGtgcaccttttagcaagtttaggGAGTCCAAAATACATTTAAGAGTTTGTGGACCTAGATAACACATCGAGACAAGTTGAAGGACCCGTCCATGTATATTACTCTAGGAAAAATGAATGCGCAGCGAAATGGAACGGGAAGAAACAGGGGATACTGCTAGTACAGGAGGAGGGCAATTGCAATGCAAAACTTTGCCCGTGATCAAGATGAGGCAGGAGCGGCGCCGTGATGGTGCACTGGAGGGTCGTACATGGCGTCGCTCAGTGTTGGTCGCCGTCTCGAGGCGGACGCATCGGAATGATGGCCGGCTCTCGTCTAGGACAAGCAGCGGCCTGAACCCGGAGACTATTTTTATAGAGAAACTGATGCTAGGACGTACAGACTACAGAGCATCAGGCATGGCAGCCGGGCCGAGGACCATGTGACCGGCCGCCTGACTGACCTCCAGTAGTGCTTACCCGCCGGCAACGACCGGTGATCGACGAGATGATGACAACGGGCGAGAGCAAACCCACACCTCGGCTTCTCCCTTTGCCGGCGGCTGCGATATGAATATTTGATGGAGAGCCCAGCCATGCACACACTGACACACACCATTGCTCATGGCTCCGGCATGGACACGAGAGAATGAGCAGGAACGAAGCAACGTGACTCGACCCTCCTGTTGACATGCACGCGCGGCGTGTCGTACTAGGGTTTAGGAATCCAAATGGACGTGGAGAAAGAAATCCAAATCCAAGGAAGGTGCTTCCGTCCCATTATCATCGACGAGTGCGCATGTATCCTGTTGGTCGATCGCCAACCCTGTGCTGAGCACAAGGTAAACGACGGCCGGGCTGTCTTTTTTGCTTGGTTTATGTTCTCCCTGTTCAGCCCCTCTCTCGCTCTTCTCTTTCAGCTCTTTGTAACGTGTTTGGGTCATTTTCGCTTGTGTACTCGTTTGTACTTATGATAATTCTCTCTCTTCTTAATGGAAAAACGTGCTTTGCACAAactgaaggaggaggaggaggagtaaaTGGCGTCAGGGTCTGCAGTTTCAGACTTTGACGACCCGTAGATTCTGTCGGGCCGGTTTGACGCACAACGTGAAAGCCTGACATGTCTCAATCCTGAATCCATCCACCAAGGCATCCAATCTGGAGTAGTATTATACATCTACCTG containing:
- the LOC101772104 gene encoding heavy metal-associated isoprenylated plant protein 33-like, which gives rise to MSKEDVLKVQTCVLKVNIHCDGCEKKVKKILQKIDGVYQSSVDAEQGKVTVSGLMDPATVIKKLNRAGKPANLWGAKPGVVSQVQKLQLGGAGAGGKGQQPKDAGGKGQPKDAGGKGQPKDAGGKGQPKGGAGAGNAGGGGGGGAKDAKPLAMPQPTPQQLQQLQQLQQQMQMKGMKLPPQLMAMGGKMPFPAAAPPAKDPKAVKFNVPVDEEFGDDGSEFDDEFDDYFDDDDFEDDDLYDDPKMMAKPMPMPMGAGGGDKKSANGGGNGGKKGGGGNEIPVQIKGNANNGGKKDSGAKQNAGGGGGNGKNGGGAQPPQNGKGGAPGGGNQSGQAKKGGGAGGPPAGAGGPMMGGIPPQHQPGMMMRPPNMMGGAGFPGMGQMGGGPLGGMPMGHPHMGGNGMQPGGGGAALHGMPAGGGMMRGAGFYPGGGMPSGPEMMQAAGNPMAQQAYMSMMPQQQQPQMMVNGHGPHGHHGHHAHGGAGYPPMGYGYGYGRPAMPYPPPMYYPAPHPHDNMFSDENPNSCSVM